The Panicum virgatum strain AP13 chromosome 5K, P.virgatum_v5, whole genome shotgun sequence genome has a window encoding:
- the LOC120707536 gene encoding putative disease resistance protein At3g14460, whose amino-acid sequence MAQISDVADALAVFDAARQELAWAYSGDFAGVPEPMKGAVRTISEVLNEAEMRWVTSTTSSEEEKTRTVVVVEEETQIKDWLVRLREVACEMRAVARKELLLEECRVDNKQRARWLPCLPRATKTTRTVPTTIDVVAEKLEELKNQYERFGYTTGLPLATCTGTPPSPCVGGQEEITTIVTADVLVRGDDKQRIIDITTADQIVNTDDDYSPATILPIFGPPCVGKTALVRSVFGDERFRDYLKVMISMPKGWEFIVQEIFRETAIPVRSGGLCSTKYVTNLVRDELDMRNKRLLLVLDDLMGCSKEQEQDDDVLEHLRRFLYDVDSRVIAIVVTPSEAIAEYMSKTLKPYRLHPMTDGMCWEIIKGTACGLQQTRTTAGDQGEAAVSSEMMGPEIASKCSGLPLAAKALGRYYLQSSSVKLKPAEWPGEGENPDIWNIIGRGGGGGFPPAASQLPLHSLVVFTRLRQSCSSRLGAESWLSFAFCAFVLPKGKGHSLVARDLLNHWCSLGITTRQRGTSCVSELLDRSLLLRDKPSLTVAATLLTWESLMHDFASYHFGNVWVVVDRIQNGATPQSPSANKSISSSRAYMALTLAATLLRMEDLMHDFASYLLGDRLIVVDGGRRNGATAPPSSSVNKSSCSAYLALVRNLDAKSLDISSTLPAGILALRFEDCGQTELSDGEFASAKYACLRLLDLSGCSAKTKKLPYSIRHLKQLRYLKAPGIQDQVFPKPIITGLHKLRYLNLQGSCQLADLTDAFQRLSNLLHLYLSGCSGLKALPASFGRLWRLELLDLSACSGLESLPEDSFGWLRSLRHLDLAGCSGLKALPGSFEKLAGVLRYLDLSRCSGLELLPSSLGRFSELRHLDLSELSGITRFPDRWPDKLVHLDLSGCSGLTDMAPIYRIDRLRYLDLSGCSRLQAPSERFLEDIRRKGRASGPKDASLK is encoded by the exons atGGCCCAAATCAGCGATGTGGCGGATGCCTTGGCCGTCTTCGATGCGGCGCGCCAGGAGTTGGCGTGGGCGTACAGCGGCGACTTCGCCGGCGTGCCCGAGCCTATGAAAGGGGCGGTGCGTACGATCTCGGAGGTGCTGAAtgaggcggagatgcggtgGGTGACATCCACCACCAGCAGCGAGGAGGAGAAGACGAGgacagtggtggtggtggaggaagAGACCCAGATCAAAGACTGGTTGGTGAGGCTCAGGGAGGTCGCCTGTGAGATGAGGGCCGTGGCCCGGAAGGAATTATTGCTAGAGGAGTGCAGGGTTGACAATAAGCAG CGTGCAAGGTGGCTCCCCTGCCTCCCCAGAGCTACCAAAACTACCAGAACTGTTCCTACCACCATtgacgttgttgccgagaagctGGAGGAGCTAAAGAACCAATATGAGAGGTTCGGATATACCACCGGGCTACCTCTTGCCACCTGCACGGGGACGCCGCCATCGCCATGCGTTGGTGGTCAAGAAGAGATCACCACCATTGTTACAGCTGACGTGCTGGTGAGGGGTGACGACAAGCAGAGGATAATCGACATCACTACCGCTGATCAAATAGTTAACACAGACGATGATTATTCTCCGGCGACCATATTGCCCATATTTGGCCCCCCATGCGTCGGCAAGACAGCGCTGGTTAGATCGGTCTTCGGTGATGAGAGATTCAGAGATTACCTCAAGGTCATGATCAGTATGCCCAAGGGGTGGGAGTTTATTGTCCAGGAAATTTTCAGAGAAACGGCGATACCTGTACGCTCTGGTGGTCTCTGTAGTACTAAGTATGTGACTAATCTAGTAAGAGACGAGCTTGACATGCGCAACAAGAGGCTGCTCCTTGTATTGGACGACTTGATGGGGTGCAGCAAAGAGCAGGAGCAGGACGACGACGTGCTGGAACATCTGCGCAGGTTCCTGTATGATGTTGACAGTAGGGTCATTGCGATAGTGGTTACACCGAGCGAAGCCATTGCAGAGTACATGTCGAAAACACTCAAGCCATACCGGTTGCACCCGATGACTGATGGCATGTGCTGGGAGATAATCAAGGGAACAGCATGTGGTCTACAACAAACAAGAACTACTGctggtgatcaaggagaagcagCAGTATCATCAGAGATGATGGGGCCTGAGATTGCGAGCAAGTGTTCGGGTCTACCATTAGCAGCAAAAGCTCTTGGGCGCTACTACCTGCAGTCGTCGTCCGTGAAACTGAAACCTGCGGAATGGCCAGGGGAAGGAGAGAACCCGGATATCTGGAACATTattggaagaggaggaggaggagggtttCCTCCGGCTGCTTCACAGCTACCCCTTCACAGTCTCGTCGTGTTCACCCGCTTGAGGCAATCCTGCAGCAGCCGTCTGGGAGCTGAATCGTGGCTGTCCTTTGCTTTTTGTGCCTTCGTCTTACCAAAGGGCAAGGGCCACAGCTTGGTCGCGCGTGACCTGCTTAACCACTGGTGTTCTCTCGGTATCACTACACGTCAGCGTGGCACGTCATGTGTCTCGGAGCTTTTGGACCGTTCGCTTCTTCTCCGTGACAAACCATCTCTG ACTGTGGCTGCAACATTGTTGACATGGGAAAGTCTCATGCACGATTTCGCAAGCTATCACTTTGGCAACGTATGGGTTGTTGTGGATCGTATACAAAATGGTGCCACACCACAGTCACCTTCTGCAAATAAGAGCATCAGCAGCAGCCGGGCCTACATGGCATTG ACTCTGGCAGCAACGTTGTTGAGAATGGAAGACCTCATGCACGATTTCGCAAGCTATCTCTTAGGCGACCGGCTGATTGTTGTGGATGGTGGTAGACGAAATGGCGCCACGGCGCCACCATCGTCTTCTGTAAATAAGAGCAGCTGCAGCGCCTACTTGGCATTGGTCAGAAATCTGGATGCCAAGTCACTAGATATATCAAGCACACTACCCGCTGGGATACTAGCGCTCCGGTTTGAGGACTGCGGACAAACGGAGCTCAGCGACGGCGAGTTCGCATCTGCCAAGTACGCCTGCCTTCGCCTGCTGGACCTAAGCGGATGCTCCGCGAAGACCAAGAAGCTGCCATACTCCATTCGTCACCTGAAGCAGCTGAGGTACCTGAAAGCTCCAGGGATACAGGACCAAGTGTTCCCCAAGCCTATCATCACGGGGCTCCACAAACTAAGATACCTCAACCTGCAGGGGTCTTGCCAACTCGCAGACCTAACCGACGCATTCCAGAGGCTCAGCAACCTGCTCCACCTGTACCTCTCCGGCTGCTCGGGGCTCAAGGCGCTGCCCGCTTCGTTCGGGAGGCTCTGGAGGCTGGAGCTCCTGGACCTGTCGGCGTGCTCCGGCCTGGAGTCCCTGCCCGAGGACTCCTTCGGCTGGCTCCGGAGCCTGAGGCATCTGGACCTGGCCGGCTGCTCGGGGCTCAAAGCGCTGCCCGGCTCGTTCGAGAAGCTCGCCGGAGTGCTGCGGTACCTCGACCTGTCGCGCTGCTCGGGTCTAGAGCTCCTGCCCAGCTCGCTGGGTCGGTTCAGCGAGCTGCGTCACCTGGACCTGTCGGAGCTGTCGGGGATAACACGGTTTCCCGACAGATGGCCGGACAAGTTGGTGCACCTGGACCTGTCGGGCTGCTCGGGGCTAACGGATATGGCACCTATTTACCGGATAGACAGGCTGCGGTACCTAGACCTGTCGGGCTGCTCGCGGCTACAAGCGCCGTCCGAGCGATTTCTGGAGGACATCAGGCGCAAAGGAAGAGCAAGCGGGCCGAAAGATGCTAGCCTCAAGTGA
- the LOC120707537 gene encoding uncharacterized protein LOC120707537 — MLDGRATPVAALADVDAAEHIFKSRAMADGGLLHLWSNWGIQIMVVASFVLQVLLLACGGTRRHSSSTMLRIILWLAYLSADSTAIYTLGHLSVASSSREHLLVAFWAPFLLLHLGGPDNITAYALEDNRLWLRHLQTLAVQVLGAAYVIYKFIFSSRSHDGTLLLLAASISMFAAGLAKYGERVWALKCGNISSITSSFDKSDGKVRVPEPLNHLPRDGGEIGKEKILLGAHTHFDICKGAFTDATMKVHDSTGSNTVPSESMIADLYKLVEMELSLMYDILYTKAAVIHTWYGICIHCISLLGTVAAFLLFQLSIGSSGDGYSRVDVVISYVLLAGALVLEAMSLCKAILSTWTCSFLYRIGSKRLADAITYLRWRVRWPARRRLWSGSIGQYNLLDMSVSDRKGIMCWLAKKLGLQHWWHELRFSGTFSGNEFCSVEDLKVLVWREMVTRDTGVNSRGSAALQRNNCARYNWSVNDMDLDRSILVWHIVTDLVIRLPRGEEKVNKRLAEVTKLLSNYMMFLLVVKPDMLPGRSRRNLYLSACNELNCHWSDCSKAWSPWEEAESWRQADTLADWLLGDLYHNLQKDDRSEKIDIEGHVEEAPEHAKDVYNAIWIYESLRTSPRDKATWLEIIFQLWVEMIMHVAEHCSRDCHARQLSHGGEFITIMWLMVPHLNYYSLHSRI, encoded by the exons ATGCTCGACGGCCGAGCCACGCCGGTCGCCGCTCTCGCG GACGTTGATGCTGCAGAACACATTTTCAAGAGCAGAGCAATGGCAGATGGAGGGCTGTTGCACCTGTGGAGCAACTGGGGGATACAAATCATGGTCGTTGCAAGCTTTGTGCTGCAAGTGTTGCTCCTTGCCTGTGGAGGAACCCGGCGGCATAGCTCCTCTACCATGCTGAGGATTATCCTCTGGCTGGCGTACCTGTCAGCAGACTCGACGGCGATATACACACTGGGACACTTATCGGTCGCCAGCAGCTCTCGGGAGCACCTACTGGTGGCATTCTGGGCGCCATTCCTGCTGCTGCACCTCGGCGGCCCGGACAACATCACCGCCTATGCGCTGGAGGACAACAGGCTATGGCTGCGCCACCTGCAGACCCTCGCTGTGCAGGTGCTGGGAGCCGCTTATGTCATCTACAAGTTCATCTTTAGTAGCCGCAGCCATGACGGCACCTTGCTCCTTCTTGCTGCTTCCATCTCCATGTTTGCTGCCGGTCTTGCCAAGTATGGCGAGAGGGTATGGGCACTCAAGTGTGGCAACATCAGCAGCATCACCAGCAGCTTCGACAAGTCAGATGGCAAGGTTAGGGTTCCGGAGCCATTGAACCATCTCCCGAGGGATGGAGGGGAAATTGGTAAAGAGAAAATCCTGCTTGGAGCTCATACACATTTTGATATCTGCAAGGGTGCCTTCACAGATGCCACAATGAAAGTACATGATTCCACAGGATCTAATACAGTTCCTTCAGAATCTATGATCGCTGACCTATACAAGTTGGTGGAGATGGAGCTGTCTCTGATGTATGACATCCTGTACACCAAGGCAGCTGTGATCCACACATGGTATGGCATCTGCATCCACTGCATTTCTCTGCTTGGTACAGTTGCCGCGTTCCTGCTGTTTCAACTCAGCATCGGCAGCAGCGGAGATGGGTACAGCAGGGTAGATGTGGTTATCAGCTATGTTTTGCTGGCTGGAGCTTTGGTCCTGGAGGCCATGTCACTGTGCAAGGCCATCCTATCCACCTGGACATGCTCTTTCTTGTACAGGATTGGATCGAAGAGGCTGGCTGATGCCATCACTTACCTTCGATGGCGTGTGCGCTGGCCGGCAAGGAGGAGACTCTGGTCAGGTTCCATTGGGCAGTATAACTTGTTAGATATGTCAGTCAGTGACAGGAAAGGGATAATGTGCTGGCTGGCAAAGAAGCTGGGGCTCCAGCACTGGTGGCACGAGCTGCGTTTTTCGGGTACTTTCTCGGGCAACGAGTTTTGCTCAGTGGAGGACCTCAAGGTGTTGGTGTGGAGGGAAATGGTGACAAGGGATACAGGAGTGAACTCAAGGGGTAGCGCTGCACTGCAAAGGAACAACTGTGCCAGATATAACTGGAGTGTCAATGACATGGACTTGGACAGGAGCATCCTTGTGTGGCACATTGTAACTGATTTGGTCATACGGCTCCCCAGGGGTGAAGAAAAGGTCAACAAAAGGCTTGCCGAGGTTACCAAGCTGCTGTCTAATTATATGATGTTCCTTCTGGTGGTAAAACCAGACATGCTGCCTGGCCGTTCGCGCCGCAATTTATACCTCAGTGCTTGCAACGAATTGAACTGCCATTGGAGTGACTGCTCAAAGGCATGGAGTCCGTGGGAGGAAGCTGAGTCATGGCGACAGGCAGATACGCTTGCCGATTGGTTATTAGGGGATTTGTATCACAACCTGCAAAAGGATGACCGATCCGAGAAAATTGATATTGAG GGCCATGTAGAAGAAGCACCTGAGCATGCAAAGGATGTTTATAACGCGATATGGATCTATGAAAGCCTTCGGACCAGCCCCCGTGATAAAGCTACATGGTTGGAAATAATCTTCCAGCTGTGGGTGGAAATGATAATGCATGTCGCGGAGCACTGCAGCCGAGATTGTCATGCCAGGCAGCTTAGTCATGGTGGCGAGTTCATTACTATCATGTGGCTTATGGTGCCCCACCTTaactactactccctccattctcgaATATAG